A single window of Magnetococcus marinus MC-1 DNA harbors:
- a CDS encoding major capsid protein, with translation MALAANPFNNDAFGAVALTAAINILPNRYGKLEGLNLMPSKPVRLRQIAIEERNGVLSLLPTAAVGSPGSTGKRGKRRIRSFVIPHIPHDDVVLPEEIAGVRAFGSEGELEAVSDVLAMHLQSMRDKHAITLEHLRMGALKGEILDADGSVIYNLFDEFQISPKTINFELDDATTDVKAKCLELKRYLEDNLRGEFMTGIHVLVSPEFMDALTGHARVESAYQLWQQGLMLRSDMRHGFEFGGVIFEEYRGQATDPGGAVRRFIAAGEGHAFPTGTSQTFCTYFAPADFNESVNTLGQPLYAKQEPRKFERGTDLHTQSNPLPMCHRPGVLVKLTAS, from the coding sequence ATGGCTCTTGCCGCAAATCCATTCAATAATGACGCTTTCGGGGCGGTAGCTCTGACAGCGGCCATCAATATTCTGCCCAACCGCTACGGTAAGCTTGAGGGCCTCAATCTGATGCCTTCCAAACCGGTCCGACTGCGCCAGATCGCCATTGAGGAGCGCAATGGGGTGCTCTCCCTGCTGCCTACCGCAGCAGTAGGATCCCCTGGAAGTACCGGTAAGCGCGGAAAACGGCGTATCCGCTCCTTTGTTATTCCCCATATCCCCCATGATGATGTGGTGCTCCCTGAAGAGATTGCCGGGGTGCGTGCCTTCGGCAGTGAAGGGGAGCTTGAGGCGGTCTCCGATGTGCTGGCCATGCATCTGCAATCCATGCGGGATAAACATGCCATCACTCTTGAGCACCTGCGTATGGGGGCTTTGAAGGGAGAGATACTCGATGCCGATGGCTCGGTAATCTACAACCTCTTTGATGAGTTCCAAATCAGCCCTAAAACCATCAACTTTGAATTGGATGACGCTACCACCGATGTGAAGGCCAAATGCCTGGAGCTGAAACGCTATCTGGAGGATAACCTCCGGGGGGAATTCATGACCGGGATCCATGTGCTGGTTTCTCCAGAGTTTATGGATGCCCTGACCGGCCATGCCCGCGTCGAAAGCGCCTATCAGCTTTGGCAGCAGGGGCTGATGTTGCGTAGTGACATGCGCCATGGGTTTGAGTTTGGAGGCGTTATATTCGAAGAGTATCGGGGCCAAGCGACGGATCCCGGTGGTGCCGTGCGGCGCTTTATCGCTGCAGGGGAGGGGCATGCGTTTCCTACAGGGACCAGCCAGACATTCTGTACCTATTTTGCCCCGGCTGACTTCAATGAGTCGGTTAACACCCTGGGGCAGCCGCTCTATGCCAAGCAGGAGCCCCGTAAGTTTGAACGGGGCACCGACCTGCACACCCAGTCCAACCCCCTGCCCATGTGCCACCGCCCTGGCGTGCTGGTCAAACTGACCGCCAGCTGA
- a CDS encoding type II toxin-antitoxin system YafQ family toxin: protein MWVSLNPSLIRWLLENPLPADFVPHRLTGNWDGCWECHIESDWLLIWVDEQEETIILTRLGTHSDLFG, encoded by the coding sequence ATCTGGGTAAGCTTAAATCCGTCATTGATACGTTGGCTTCTGGAGAACCCCTTGCCAGCAGATTTCGTCCCCCACCGTCTGACGGGCAATTGGGACGGATGCTGGGAGTGTCATATTGAATCTGATTGGCTACTGATCTGGGTGGATGAGCAAGAAGAAACCATTATCCTGACTCGACTTGGAACACACTCTGACCTCTTTGGCTGA
- a CDS encoding head-tail joining protein: MATWDDGLNGLNAACIEVFGQAIIHTPAGGEPSELSAIFDSSREITTIDAVGVPVQSYRPVIEGREADFATRPAVGDGVAVGGINYRVMDVQPHGDGWLALILRR; encoded by the coding sequence ATGGCCACCTGGGATGACGGGCTGAATGGTCTCAATGCAGCCTGTATCGAGGTCTTTGGCCAAGCCATCATCCACACCCCCGCTGGCGGGGAGCCATCTGAGCTCTCCGCCATTTTTGATTCCAGCCGTGAGATCACCACCATCGATGCCGTTGGGGTGCCGGTGCAGAGCTATCGACCGGTCATTGAGGGGCGAGAGGCCGACTTTGCCACACGTCCTGCGGTGGGTGATGGGGTGGCGGTCGGTGGGATCAACTACCGCGTCATGGATGTGCAACCCCATGGGGATGGTTGGTTGGCGCTGATTCTTCGGAGGTAA
- a CDS encoding type II toxin-antitoxin system RelE/ParE family toxin, giving the protein MKWSITFYNVNVQQEIRSWPVGIHADFLRLVQLLEEFGMDLRMPHSRAMGKGLFELRCKGSEGIGRAFYCTVKGQTIVILHSFIKKTQETPAKELRTAQKRLKEVKNG; this is encoded by the coding sequence ATGAAATGGTCGATCACTTTTTACAATGTGAACGTGCAGCAGGAGATCCGCTCCTGGCCTGTTGGTATTCACGCTGATTTTCTTCGCTTGGTCCAACTGCTGGAGGAGTTCGGCATGGACCTGCGCATGCCCCATTCCCGTGCCATGGGAAAAGGATTGTTTGAATTGCGCTGCAAAGGGTCAGAGGGCATTGGTCGAGCGTTTTACTGCACGGTCAAAGGGCAGACCATTGTGATCCTGCACTCGTTTATCAAGAAAACCCAAGAGACCCCTGCGAAAGAGCTGCGTACTGCGCAGAAACGTCTCAAGGAGGTGAAAAATGGCTGA
- a CDS encoding helix-turn-helix domain-containing protein, producing MADGYNPLPLNIKDELTHARLKPGFSEAYDALEDEFQALRTFLSARKEAGLTQEEIAKRMGTTKSAVSRLESSLGDHKHSPSIATLRKYAKAVGCKLEIKLVPQ from the coding sequence ATGGCTGATGGCTACAACCCTCTTCCCCTCAATATTAAGGACGAGTTAACCCACGCCCGACTGAAGCCGGGCTTTAGTGAGGCCTATGATGCTTTGGAAGATGAGTTCCAGGCTTTACGAACCTTCCTGTCGGCCCGCAAGGAAGCAGGGCTTACCCAGGAAGAGATTGCCAAACGAATGGGCACCACCAAAAGTGCCGTATCCCGTCTGGAATCTTCCCTGGGCGATCATAAACACTCTCCATCTATTGCCACTCTGCGTAAATATGCCAAAGCGGTTGGCTGTAAGTTGGAGATCAAGCTGGTTCCTCAGTAA
- a CDS encoding head decoration protein: MPAIQQANNLGDVLKFEAPNLYSRETVTVLGGVGTERVLPVGTVIGRRTKSEVAAAADAGNSGDGTIGTVTLGSQAVPGVYSLTCIIASADSGTFQVVDPNGHRLPDVTVGMAYDTSHLKFTIDDGTTDFVVGDHFTVLVTGDSNVVAMDPTAVDGSADPIGIIAQRVVASVGQDTPEVAILRHAILADHAVVWPESINETQKLGATAALEARGILIRLGV, from the coding sequence ATGCCTGCGATTCAACAAGCCAACAATCTTGGGGATGTGCTCAAGTTTGAAGCCCCCAACCTTTATTCCCGAGAGACCGTCACCGTGCTGGGTGGGGTGGGTACCGAACGGGTGCTGCCTGTGGGCACCGTGATTGGTCGCCGTACCAAATCCGAGGTAGCCGCTGCGGCCGATGCGGGTAACTCCGGGGATGGTACCATCGGGACCGTTACCCTGGGATCCCAGGCCGTACCCGGTGTCTACAGCCTCACTTGCATCATCGCCAGCGCCGACAGCGGCACCTTTCAGGTAGTGGATCCCAATGGTCACCGCCTGCCCGATGTGACGGTGGGGATGGCCTATGACACCTCTCACCTGAAATTCACCATAGATGATGGAACCACTGACTTTGTGGTGGGGGATCACTTCACCGTGCTGGTCACCGGGGATAGCAACGTAGTGGCCATGGACCCCACAGCGGTGGATGGCTCTGCTGATCCTATCGGCATCATCGCTCAGCGGGTAGTGGCCTCTGTAGGCCAGGATACCCCAGAGGTGGCCATCCTTCGCCATGCCATTCTGGCTGACCATGCTGTGGTCTGGCCTGAATCCATCAATGAAACACAGAAACTGGGAGCCACGGCGGCCCTTGAGGCCCGGGGCATCCTTATCCGTTTGGGAGTATGA
- a CDS encoding type II toxin-antitoxin system RelB/DinJ family antitoxin, which yields MAKTEMIRARVELETKQAAEDIFRTLGISASEAITMFYRQVALHHGIPFEVKIPNTETIEALNQARKGEALTTWNSVDELMKSVE from the coding sequence ATGGCTAAAACAGAGATGATTCGGGCCCGTGTAGAACTGGAAACAAAGCAGGCCGCTGAAGACATTTTCAGGACACTTGGTATTTCAGCTTCCGAGGCGATCACGATGTTCTATCGCCAAGTAGCGCTGCACCATGGCATACCCTTCGAGGTAAAAATTCCCAATACAGAAACGATTGAGGCGCTAAATCAGGCCCGTAAAGGTGAAGCCCTCACCACCTGGAACTCAGTAGATGAGCTAATGAAGAGCGTTGAATGA
- a CDS encoding S49 family peptidase has translation MNQLPQLASRILGTPLMVDRARLETILSVIGPRVGLEPTAMPSGFEPKNYSSDLMVTPNGIAIVPIHGTLVKRVGAVEAASGLMSYASIEEKLLDAATDPAVRAILMDIDSPGGEVGGVFDLADMISEAGQGKPIWALADDAFSAAYLIASQAHRIIVPQTAGVGSIGVIAVHVDESEKDAKEGRSYTTVFAGARKNDFSTHAPLSLEARTNLQLEVDRLYGMFVAAVAAGRKMHESAVRATEAGLFFGDKAIRVGLADQVGTIRDALAGLSITIDASKKTHSHRAALPREPVYMEETMPMEENPAAETSVVTSRQSQPDLHAKSDIMSDLTDQSAVSNVVDLDKVRAEHGQQMRNEAQAIVDLCALAGMPDLAGGYIAEGQSAEAVRKELLAKRADAEEIHSEVMPGDGTRMQPRQSLETNPVVASCRKLAGQ, from the coding sequence GTGAATCAGTTACCTCAACTGGCATCCCGAATCCTCGGGACGCCGCTTATGGTCGATCGCGCCCGCTTGGAGACCATCCTCTCGGTGATCGGTCCCCGCGTCGGCCTGGAACCAACGGCCATGCCCAGCGGCTTTGAGCCCAAAAATTACAGCTCTGATTTGATGGTCACGCCTAATGGAATCGCCATCGTGCCCATCCACGGCACCCTGGTGAAACGGGTGGGGGCCGTCGAGGCTGCTTCGGGGCTCATGTCCTACGCATCCATTGAAGAAAAACTGCTGGATGCCGCCACCGACCCAGCCGTGCGAGCAATCCTAATGGATATCGACTCCCCTGGTGGTGAGGTTGGGGGCGTGTTCGATCTGGCCGACATGATCAGTGAAGCGGGGCAGGGCAAGCCCATCTGGGCGCTGGCCGATGACGCTTTCTCTGCTGCCTATCTTATCGCCTCCCAGGCTCATCGGATCATCGTGCCCCAGACTGCGGGGGTGGGCTCCATCGGCGTCATAGCTGTTCATGTGGATGAGTCGGAGAAGGATGCCAAAGAGGGGCGTAGCTACACCACGGTGTTTGCCGGAGCCCGGAAAAATGACTTTTCCACCCACGCCCCTCTCTCTCTAGAGGCCCGGACTAACCTGCAACTGGAGGTAGATCGGCTCTACGGTATGTTCGTCGCCGCCGTGGCGGCAGGTCGCAAGATGCATGAATCGGCGGTGCGTGCCACCGAGGCAGGCCTGTTCTTTGGCGACAAGGCAATCCGGGTTGGTCTGGCTGACCAGGTTGGCACCATCCGGGATGCCCTGGCTGGCCTGTCAATAACTATTGATGCGTCCAAAAAGACCCATTCTCACCGAGCGGCACTGCCGCGGGAACCTGTGTATATGGAGGAAACCATGCCCATGGAAGAAAATCCGGCGGCTGAAACATCTGTTGTCACGTCACGACAATCCCAACCTGACCTTCACGCCAAATCCGACATAATGTCGGATTTGACTGACCAATCTGCGGTATCCAACGTTGTGGACCTAGACAAGGTCCGTGCCGAGCATGGCCAACAGATGCGCAATGAGGCTCAGGCCATTGTCGATCTGTGTGCTCTTGCTGGGATGCCTGATCTGGCTGGCGGTTATATCGCCGAAGGCCAATCTGCCGAAGCGGTGCGCAAAGAGCTACTGGCCAAACGGGCCGATGCTGAGGAGATCCACTCCGAGGTGATGCCTGGTGATGGCACCCGTATGCAGCCCAGACAGAGTCTTGAAACCAACCCGGTTGTGGCCTCCTGCCGCAAACTCGCCGGTCAATAA
- a CDS encoding phage tail terminator protein, with protein sequence MQNYLQVEGLIVQRLKDQLEEIRVLSSWGMPVIHEEAELPPTVIIFLEEDKPGPIQGNQQKVEQTWLCLVVVRDSESDAGALISRVITAVVGWTPDRTLFKPLQRTASAYSPDYSPNGIFYFPLAFETSFLFKTTE encoded by the coding sequence GTGCAAAATTATTTGCAGGTTGAAGGGCTGATCGTTCAGCGGTTGAAGGATCAGCTTGAGGAAATCCGCGTGCTCTCATCCTGGGGCATGCCGGTGATCCATGAAGAGGCAGAATTACCCCCTACGGTGATTATCTTTCTGGAAGAGGACAAGCCGGGGCCCATTCAGGGCAATCAGCAGAAGGTTGAACAGACCTGGCTCTGTCTGGTGGTAGTGCGGGATTCCGAGAGTGATGCCGGGGCACTGATCAGCCGGGTGATCACTGCGGTGGTGGGCTGGACTCCGGATAGAACCCTCTTCAAACCGCTTCAGCGGACAGCTTCGGCTTATTCACCAGATTACTCACCCAATGGGATCTTCTATTTTCCGTTGGCGTTTGAGACATCGTTTCTATTCAAAACAACGGAGTAA
- a CDS encoding phage tail tape measure protein has product MARTTAALEFVIRANDDELRSAVTRMQSDFRQGVQSMASAAQTQAQRINGALSDIDAFRNLKRQIRESEDQWQAATREVAHLAVQMRETETPTRAMTRAFEQAKRNARSLKDQVEAQRESLHGLRGNLRQAGIDTTRLSESQERLQRDLRASTREVQAQSRVNRAFATIGVRSMREVEDEVQRLENAYRELARSGRVSAADLNRAHQQMQSRVRTLRGEMQGLNGAMTGMAGTVRNLAAAYAGFESIRAASNFIKDSILTYAAFDDTMRQVAATSGATSEELTQLTELAKEMGASTRFSATQAAGGLKAMSLAGLSASQQLQALPKVLELAAAGSVNLETAAGIATASMAQFGLQARDLGNVNDILVTAFTNSATNIQDLGLALQYAGPVAKAAGNSFEETATVLALLAKNGFSGEKAGTALRSAYARLLAPVDKAQEAINRMGLQTRDATGQLLPMTQVLRNLRASGADAADMIQIFGVEAAPALTAAVGMSSQAFEALVSKFEQVGGVAGRVATEMEAGMGGSIRSLESAWEGVKIAVGEAIDKHSSLNFQELTAAINENKDAIVELALAGVDLAAMLGRVALMVGEFILAWKEIIGVLGGAYLAIKTLRVAMAALTALQTAQWFLTVTRAASGLVAVVGAQGLVGALALARTRLLSLISINLAGFFIRGAAGIGSLLALLTGPVGLVAGATAAVGALGYMAYSWWKTKDAQDEAVASGQAAVETQEQLAARLKQIGQQLGINIPDMETFNRLQREGTIIADKSTGGWRLAAKAASDAIQTQRRAAQEAANQLSNLTRQRTSAQRKLAALEQQLAEEQKRQAREVLTEKIRTAEQSVQATERALQQSLTAEKRLADQIQGIEEKKRNARISTEDKVRSLLERNMSDREKETSRAAAASQKLAEAQQLLSKTNLSEQDIKWAESLARGAQDAFSSLNDTSTAIRGVQDAGDVLDKLYQRQEESARKALATQKDQTASLTEQLEIARGQVDLLKQAMEALPDRVTKSVELQAQVEQAQSALSAIEKQMAALKDKTVTITMKTIEAKQSGGMIGLNRGGRLPGYGGGDRVHALLEAGEIVIRKERSRIFKDLLLTINSAPMETVKRILPNLPRFQTGGMVGLPEIPALPQLSFAGAAGAGQPPVEGIVQLDLTMNGRPTASITSPRQQVRQLVDALKELQRGTF; this is encoded by the coding sequence ATGGCCAGAACCACGGCGGCGCTTGAGTTTGTCATTAGGGCAAATGACGATGAACTGCGTTCTGCTGTCACCCGCATGCAGAGCGACTTTCGCCAGGGCGTGCAATCCATGGCCTCCGCTGCTCAGACTCAGGCGCAGCGTATCAATGGGGCACTATCGGACATCGATGCTTTCCGCAATCTAAAGCGACAAATCAGGGAGAGTGAAGATCAATGGCAGGCGGCCACCCGTGAGGTGGCCCATCTCGCGGTGCAGATGCGGGAGACCGAAACACCCACCCGCGCCATGACCCGCGCCTTTGAGCAGGCCAAGCGCAATGCCCGTTCTCTGAAGGATCAGGTAGAGGCTCAGCGGGAATCCCTTCATGGCCTGCGGGGTAACCTGCGTCAGGCCGGGATCGATACGACCCGCCTCAGTGAAAGCCAGGAGCGGCTCCAGCGGGATCTGCGCGCCTCTACCCGTGAGGTGCAGGCTCAAAGTCGCGTGAACCGTGCCTTTGCCACCATCGGCGTCCGATCCATGCGCGAGGTAGAGGACGAAGTCCAGAGGCTAGAGAATGCCTATCGGGAACTGGCCCGCTCCGGTCGGGTTTCTGCGGCGGATCTCAACCGTGCTCATCAGCAGATGCAGAGCCGGGTGCGTACCCTGCGTGGTGAAATGCAGGGCTTAAACGGTGCCATGACCGGAATGGCGGGTACTGTGCGCAATCTGGCAGCAGCGTATGCCGGGTTTGAATCCATTCGTGCGGCATCCAACTTTATCAAAGACTCCATCCTTACCTATGCCGCCTTTGACGACACCATGAGGCAGGTGGCGGCTACATCTGGCGCGACATCAGAAGAGCTGACCCAACTGACCGAGTTGGCCAAGGAGATGGGAGCCTCTACCCGATTCAGCGCCACTCAGGCAGCGGGTGGTCTCAAAGCCATGTCCCTGGCGGGGCTCTCGGCATCCCAACAGCTGCAAGCCCTACCAAAAGTTCTGGAGTTGGCTGCAGCCGGTTCGGTGAATCTGGAAACCGCAGCAGGCATCGCCACCGCCTCTATGGCCCAGTTTGGGTTGCAGGCCCGTGATCTGGGCAATGTAAACGACATCCTGGTCACCGCCTTCACCAACTCCGCCACCAACATTCAGGATCTAGGTCTTGCTCTACAGTACGCAGGACCTGTGGCGAAGGCCGCTGGAAACAGCTTTGAAGAGACCGCCACCGTGCTGGCCTTGCTGGCCAAGAACGGCTTCTCTGGGGAAAAAGCGGGTACCGCGCTGCGTAGCGCCTATGCCCGTCTGCTGGCCCCGGTGGATAAAGCCCAAGAGGCCATCAACCGTATGGGCCTTCAGACCCGTGATGCCACTGGCCAACTGCTGCCCATGACGCAAGTGCTGCGCAACCTGAGGGCAAGCGGGGCCGATGCCGCCGACATGATCCAGATCTTTGGGGTGGAAGCTGCGCCTGCGTTAACCGCTGCCGTAGGCATGTCCTCCCAGGCCTTTGAGGCGTTGGTATCCAAGTTTGAACAGGTGGGCGGTGTCGCCGGGCGTGTGGCCACAGAGATGGAAGCGGGCATGGGCGGATCCATCCGTTCCCTGGAGTCCGCCTGGGAGGGGGTGAAGATTGCGGTTGGTGAGGCCATCGACAAGCACAGCAGCCTTAATTTTCAAGAGCTCACCGCCGCCATCAATGAAAACAAGGATGCCATCGTCGAGTTGGCTCTGGCTGGTGTGGATCTGGCTGCCATGTTGGGCCGTGTGGCTCTGATGGTGGGTGAGTTCATCCTGGCGTGGAAAGAGATCATCGGCGTGCTGGGTGGGGCGTATCTGGCCATCAAAACCCTGCGTGTGGCCATGGCAGCACTCACAGCACTTCAGACCGCTCAGTGGTTTCTAACCGTTACCCGTGCTGCCTCTGGCTTGGTAGCCGTGGTAGGCGCTCAGGGATTGGTTGGCGCATTGGCGCTGGCCCGCACCCGTCTGCTCTCTCTTATCTCCATCAATCTGGCCGGGTTCTTTATCCGGGGTGCTGCGGGCATTGGTAGTCTTCTGGCTCTGCTTACCGGTCCGGTGGGGCTGGTGGCTGGGGCGACGGCGGCTGTGGGCGCACTAGGCTACATGGCCTACTCTTGGTGGAAAACCAAGGATGCCCAGGATGAAGCCGTAGCATCGGGACAGGCAGCTGTTGAGACCCAGGAGCAGTTGGCTGCCCGTTTGAAGCAGATCGGGCAGCAACTGGGGATCAACATTCCCGACATGGAGACCTTCAACCGTCTACAGCGGGAAGGCACCATCATCGCGGATAAAAGCACTGGGGGATGGCGCCTGGCTGCAAAGGCCGCTTCCGATGCCATTCAGACCCAGAGGCGCGCAGCCCAAGAAGCGGCCAACCAGCTATCCAACCTGACCCGCCAGCGGACATCTGCCCAGCGTAAACTGGCTGCTCTGGAGCAGCAACTGGCCGAAGAACAGAAGCGCCAGGCCCGTGAGGTGCTTACCGAGAAGATCCGTACTGCTGAACAGTCGGTCCAGGCCACGGAACGCGCCCTGCAACAGAGCCTGACTGCTGAGAAGCGATTGGCCGATCAGATCCAGGGCATCGAAGAGAAAAAGCGCAACGCCCGTATCTCCACCGAGGATAAGGTGCGCTCGCTATTGGAACGCAACATGTCCGACCGGGAGAAAGAGACCTCCCGCGCTGCAGCCGCCTCCCAAAAGCTGGCTGAGGCCCAACAGCTGCTCTCCAAAACAAACCTTTCCGAGCAGGATATCAAGTGGGCCGAATCCCTGGCCCGTGGGGCCCAGGATGCCTTCTCCAGCCTGAATGACACCTCCACCGCCATCCGGGGTGTGCAGGATGCCGGGGATGTGCTGGATAAGCTCTATCAGCGCCAGGAGGAGAGTGCACGAAAAGCGCTTGCTACTCAGAAGGATCAGACTGCCTCCCTCACCGAGCAGTTGGAAATAGCACGTGGTCAGGTGGATCTGCTCAAACAGGCCATGGAAGCCCTTCCTGACCGTGTGACCAAATCAGTCGAGTTGCAAGCCCAGGTTGAGCAGGCCCAATCTGCACTCTCAGCCATCGAAAAGCAGATGGCGGCACTGAAGGATAAAACCGTCACCATCACCATGAAAACCATCGAGGCCAAACAGTCAGGTGGGATGATCGGTCTAAACCGAGGTGGACGTCTACCTGGCTACGGCGGTGGGGATCGGGTTCATGCCTTGCTTGAAGCCGGTGAGATCGTGATCCGCAAAGAGCGCTCCAGGATCTTCAAGGATTTGCTGCTGACCATTAACTCCGCTCCCATGGAGACCGTGAAGCGTATCCTGCCCAACCTGCCCAGGTTTCAAACCGGGGGGATGGTGGGGTTGCCGGAGATCCCAGCGCTTCCTCAGCTCTCCTTTGCAGGAGCTGCTGGTGCTGGGCAGCCCCCAGTAGAGGGGATTGTTCAGCTTGATCTGACCATGAACGGCAGACCGACCGCTTCCATCACCAGTCCCCGGCAACAGGTGCGGCAACTGGTAGATGCCCTCAAGGAACTGCAGCGCGGTACCTTCTGA